The DNA segment TCCTCTAATTCAATCCTAATGGATGGAGGAATCTCATCCAATTGCCTCATGTAATACTCAAATTCACCAATTGTATATGCTCTTGTACACATATGGAAAGTGTCTACAATTGGACGTGACTTATGGTTCTTAATAAGGTTTTTATACAAATGAATGCACACAACTCGTGTTCAGCAAAATCATAAACAGAACTAACACCCTTGGCTATACTTTTATGACCATCAGACATAATAACATGGTCGTTAGAATCCCCAAAAATAGCTTTAAGGTTACGAAAAAACCAAGACCATGATGCATCATTCTCATAATTGACAACGACAAATGCAAGAGGTACAATCTGCGAATTGCCTTCAAGTGTACAAGCAGAAAATAATGTCCCCATAAAATTGTTCTTTAAACATGCACCATCGACTGACATAATAGGAAAACAAAATTTCCATGCATCTATAGAAGCAGCAAGCGCTATAAAGTAATACTTAAACCTACCTTCATCATCAAATTCTTGTGTTGTATATGTTCCTGTAAGTAATAAACATTTAGATTGATTATACAAGACAAAGTAGAGTGTATATAATTGCTTAAACTAAATATAGACGAGAAACATACCAGGATTGTTTTCAATCAATGCAGTTGAAAATGGTGGCAAACCGATGTATGATGACTCAGAAGTCCCCCTGAGGGAATTGAGGCAATCTCACGACCTCTCCAagctttatcataacttatatTTACACCATGTTGTCTTCTCATATAGCTTACAACATCACACGGTCGGCATGGGactttttcattcattttaaaaaatgactttgTACATTCAGCAACAATCCAGGATGTTGCTTGTCGATGACCATCTTTAACAATGTCAATACAACATTTATGGTTATCGATGAATTTCTGAACAATCCACACACCACCCCCTCTATATACAGATGCACGTAGATACCACCCACAAGACATATCCTTGCAATGAATTTCAAACGAAGTTTTGTTTGACCTAGTAGTAGTAAGTTCGAAACTGTTTTTAAGAGCAAGAAAATAAATTGCTTTCTTCAATACAGACTTGCTACTAAAAGGTAAACCTACTCTAATGGGAATACCAGATTGAAAGACATCAAAATCTTGAGAATCAACAATTTCATTGTTGCCCGCAGGATGTTTGAAAGATTGATCAATGTTTGTCGATTCATTATTCAAATACAATGTATTTTGAGAGTTTTGGGCAACAGATGAGACATGGTCAACAACTACACATAAATCAATTTCGGGGGAATCTGGTAACATTAACATCAaccacaaaatatatttatcttCAACAATGCTAATAAGATTCGAATTGGAAGAACCAATCCAGTACATTATCAAACGAGATATAGTTAACTCACCAGAGGGAAAAAGTTTACCTTGGATATATTCCACAAATTGTTGGAACGATGAATTTGATGGAATATACGCATCACAATCTCGGAAATCATGGTATTGAGAATTCTCATCCCATCGACCATTAAATAGGAGTTTAACCCGTTGTAAAGTCATAGCAAAAACATTAGCAAAAGTTAATGAATTAACAAGGAAACCTAAATCGATGAAACCTTTTGTGTACGTAACAAAACTTATGACAAAGTTCAAGCAAACAATCGAGTTGATTCTTGTGCAATCAACACATGACCATTTTTTTAGgaactaatatttttttaggaaTGTTAAAATTCGGCATATAAACCTAATTTATTACGAATATGAGAAAAACAATAtcgaaatttgaaaaaaaagtatatggataaaagaagttttaataatatatgggtATTTCAAATATAGATTTGGTTTCAAAATCTGGATATTTTATTAAGGTGAGATAAATTCGAAAAGTTGTTAAACataatctaatttaataataaaatatagagattgTGTTATCTAAAAATTAGGAAataagttttaatattatatggatatttcaaatataaatttggttttaaaatgtgGATATTTTATTAAGGTGAGATAAATTCAAAAAGCGGTTAAatagaatctaaaataataataaactatagagattatattaactatatgaGCAAAATTAGGAAGACGGTTGTCCTTGGCAAATATCAACAATTACCCTGTACATAAATCTCACCCTACTTTCTCTTTTGGAATTACCCTGTATTTGTGGTTACGACAACAACAACATCCCCAAACAAGTGAAGGGCAAATcaagaattttgaaatttgcaGCCATGAGCATGTCACATGAGTTGCCATAATTCTTATTCCTGGGCGGTTTTGCTATTTTTCCGAATGAAACCTCAAAAACCACCATCTACTCCAATTcccctttttgttttttaatcaaattaagcCTTTTGGAAGCAGCTTAGCTCTTCTTTTATGCCTTTATGTACAAAAGGCAAAGAAAGTGCCCAATGAATTCAAAGCCAGACTACTCAATGCATATACAATCCTAGTATGTCCACGACATATGATCTCGTGACGATGCATACCACGTGCCATGTGTCGACGATATAAAGTTTcgtaagatttattaaaagtatatgtACTAAAATTGGACATGTTAAAAgtaaatgaacaaaaattgaacaatttacgactaaaatgatatttttacctttttcttttcaCAACTTTGTAATTCCATTTCCATCAATAATAGTAGGTAGCATGCACAATAAACTTAGATAGTAAGTCATGATCAAAGATCATGTCCGaaactatttaatttatttattagatCATTGACATGCCTTTTTGATATAAACCTTTCCCTCTTTTCTAACTTTGTTGTCTTATTTGAAGCCTCCCTTCACTATATGGCCCCTGTCCTCTAATGCTCCCTCTAGATCGTAGTTGCAAATGATGAaagtaagaaaataaaaaagagagagaaatcgtTGGGATTGAATATGCCTCTGTATATTTCACTATGTATTGTATGGTAAATGGTACAAGGCTTATATAGTCATTGGAGAAGAAGAATGTAAAAAATGAATAGAATATCTTCAATACAGATTTACACATGTGATTGGTTGAATGAAATATTCCTTCTAACCAATTAGTTTTCTAGAAGAGACGTGATCTAGCAATGGTGCAGCTGACTTGGAGGTGTCCTTTGTGTATGTGGAATGCTGATTGAGCTGCTGACTTGGTTGTCTCTAACCTCAAATGAGAGGGTACATCAAGTACGCTGAGTTTGTAACGAAGAGACTTAAAATGAGAGTATGTGAGCGGTTTTGTAAAACAGTCGGCTAGTTGGTTGGATGAAGGAACATACCGAACCTCCAAGGACACCCAAAAAACATGATCTCTTACAAAATGAGCATCAATCTCGATGTGTTTAGTTTTGGCATGAAAAACAGGATTGGTGGCAATCGCACCGACGCTTAAGTTATCACATCAGATGATAGGTTTTACAGAGGATAACATCTCAAGCTCCGACATCAGTTGATCAAGCCAAATAACTTCAGAGGCAGTGTGTGCTAAAGCCCGATATTCAGACTCAGTACTCGATCGAGCTACAACCGTTTGCTTCTTGAAGGACCAAAAAACAAGATTGTTGCCATTAAATACACAGTATACTGCCACTGATTTTCAGTCGTCGATGTTGGAAGCCCAATCAACATTGGAGTATGCAGAGATTGATAGGTCGGAGCTGGGTTGGAACAACAGGCCGAAGTGTTTAGTTGCACTGATATACCGAAGGACACGTTTGACAGCCTGCCAGTGAATATCAATTGGTCTTTGAAGAAATTGGCTTAAGTGATTAACGATGTATGCGATGTCAGGTCTCGGTGTTGTGAGGTACTGCAGTGCACCAACTGTGCTTCTGTAGACAAAGGGATCATTGAGAGGAGTACCATCATCAATGGATAAGTGTTTGCCAAGCACACTGGGGGTGGGGTAGGTTTGAGATTTGTAAGTTGTAATCTTTGTAAGAGATCATCCACATATTTTGTTTGATTTATGATGAGACTGGGATCAAGATAGTACACTTGAAGACTAAGAAAGTATGTGAGTTGTCCTAAATCTTTTAGAGCAAAGGATTTGTGAGCGACCGAATAAGATGACAGATGGGTGGAGGATCATTGTTAGTGATGAttacatcatcaacatacaccAGGAGAAAAATAACAGAGGATTGTTTGTTATAAATGAACAAGGATGGATCTGACCTGAAGTTGATGAATCCCCATCGAAGAAGTTCTTTTGTTATGAAAGAAATCGGATTCGCgatttccataagcagcggaagtaagataattccaaatcacaatcatgaataaacatcacatttacaatcgacttcagaatcaagcggttatacaattcatatgcagaaattacagcatgaacaacaaatgaacaaggaagaactctacgaacatttgttttctcgtctccacgctccttgctcatgaacgctcgaacaacagcaaccttgaacgctcgatctacatgaccgcaacacaacacgaaTACTTcccgctcgtcctcaacgatcgcctcggccacgaactcctcagcaataCGAACAGCCTCCATAGAAAAccttgacggtgtcgagttgagtatgacaccaccaacaaggctaccttggtattctcggagtgagaatccagagggtgggctcggacttggtatgaggcagacgaa comes from the Benincasa hispida cultivar B227 chromosome 5, ASM972705v1, whole genome shotgun sequence genome and includes:
- the LOC120077310 gene encoding uncharacterized protein LOC120077310; amino-acid sequence: MTLQRVKLLFNGRWDENSQYHDFRDCDAYIPSNSSFQQFVEYIQGKLFPSGELTISRLIMYWIGSSNSNLISIVEDKYILWLMLMLPDSPEIDLCVVVDHVSSVAQNSQNTLYLNNESTNIDQSFKHPAGNNEIVDSQDFDVFQSGIPIRVGLPFSSKSVLKKAIYFLALKNSFELTTTRSNKTSFEIHCKDMSCGWYLRASVYRGGGVWIVQKFIDNHKCCIDIVKDGHRQATSWIVAECTKGTSESSYIGLPPFSTALIENNPGTYTTQEFDDEGRFKYYFIALAASIDAWKFCFPIMSVDGACLKNNFMGTLFSACTLEGNSQIVPLAFVVVNYENDASWSWFFRNLKAIFGDSNDHVIMSDGHKSIAKGVSSVYDFAEHELCAFICIKTLLRTISHVQL